The stretch of DNA TTTATTCCACGGCACCGCGAGTGCCGGATCGAATGAACCTGCGGAGGACATCAGTCATGTCGAACATCAACGAAAAAATCGTACTCATCACCGGCGCCAGCAGCGGTATCGGGGAGGCGACTGCGCGCCTGCTCGCTGCACGGGGCGCCACGGTGGTGCTCGGCGCACGCCGGGTAGAACGGCTGGAGCAGCTCGCCGCCAGCATCACCGAAACGGGTGGCGTGGCGGCGTATAAAGCACTGGACGTCACCCGCCTCGACGACACCCAGGCCTTCGTTGACTTTGCCGAGCAGCGTTTCGGCCGGGTCGATGTGATCATCAATAACGCTGGCGTGATGCCGCTGTCACGGCTCGACGCCCTCAAAGTCGACGAATGGAACCGAATGATCGACGTCAACATCCGTGGCGTGCTGCACGGAATCGCTGCCGGGCTGCCGCTGATGCAAAGGCAGCGATCTGGTCAGTTCGTCAATATCGCCTCGATTGGGGCCTACGCGGTCAGCCCGACCGCCGCGGTCTACTGCGCCACGAAATATGCCGTACGAGCCATTTCCGAAGGGTTGCGTCAGGAGGTGGGCGGCGATATTCGCGTCACCCTGGTGTCGCCCGGCGTGACCGAGTCTGAGCTGGCCGAAAGCATTTCGGATGACCAGGCCCGCGCCGTCATGGACGATTTTCGCCGTATCGCCCTTCCCGCCGAAGCCATTGCTCGCGCCATCGCCTATGCCGTCGAGCAGCCGGCCGATGTGGATGTGAGCGAGCTGGTGGTGCGTCCGACCGCCAGCCCTTTTTGAGGAGCACACCTATGGCTCTTCGCACCGTCACGTTCACGACCGTCACCTGGCTGGGACTAGTGGGTCCGCTGACGCTCACCTCGCTGGACGCCGTCGGGAGCGAACGACGAGAACACGGCCTGCAGGTCATGGATCATCTCTCCGGAGGCGCCGGGCAACCCGTGCTTGAAGCGCTGCGACGCGACTACCCCTTTCTCGCTGAAGGCATCACTGACTACGCCCTGGGTGATGTGTGGGGCCGCGCCGGTCTGGACGACCGAACCCGCCAGCTTGCCGCGATCGCTGTTTTCGCCGCGCAAGGCAACCTGCCGTATATGAAGATCCATGCGGGTTATGCGCTGCGGCACGGGGTCACGCGTGACGAACTCAAGGAAGTGATTTATCTGACCACTGTCACGGCCGGTTTCCCACGTGCCATCGATGCGGCCCAGGCATTGCGTGAAGTACCGGACCCGGTCGAGCAATAGCGTTCAGCGGGGCGACCGGCAGACCCTTATGACCCGATTCGCCAATGCCCAGCGCGCGCTGGCGTTGGCGGTTGCCAAAGGGCATCGCCTTTTGTGTTGTCCTGTGCGCTGGCCATTGCCTCGCGGTCCCTCTGAAACGCTGCGCCTGCCCCCGCGTTCTTCAGAGGCACCCCACGTTTTGGTCCTGACGCCCATGAACGGTGCGCTTGCAAGCACCGCCCTGCGATCAGGCACCAAAGCGAAGCACCACCCTTCCCGTCATGTCGAGATCGTCCGACGGCGCCCGCAACTACCTACGCACTGACCGCACTTTCTGACCGCTTGGCCAGCTTTTTGCTACTGGCAAGACCATGAAGATCCAGCGGATACCGATATGCCCGAACCCCATATTCCACGCCTGCAACTGACGGGTATAACCAAACAGTACCCAGGGTGCCTGGCCAACGACCACATCGATCTCTCGATTCGAGCCGGCGAAATCCATGCGCTGCTGGGCGAGAACGGGGCCGGCAAAAGCACCCTGATGAAGATCATCTACGGCGTGACCCAACCGGACGCGGGGCTCATTCTGTGGGAAGGCCAGCCGACCATCATGCGCGACCCGGCTCAGGCGCGTGGGCGTGGGATTGGAATGGTGTTTCAGCATTTCTCTCTGTTCGACACGCTGACCGTCGCCGAAAACATCGCACTCGCGATGGGTGCCGCCGCCGGCACGCCAAAGCAGCTGGAGCCGAAGATCCGCGAGGTATCGTTGCGCTACGGCATGCCGCTCGAGCCGCAACGGCTGGTGCACAGCCTGTCGATTGGCGAACGCCAACGCGTGGAGATCGTTCGTTGCCTGATGCAGGACATCAAGCTGCTGATTCTCGACGAACCCACCTCGGTGCTCACGCCACAAGAAGCCGACGATCTGTTTGCCATCTTGCGCCGGCTCGCCAGTGAAGGCTGCAGCATCCTGTTCATCAGCCACAAGCTCAATGAAGTGCGCGCCCTGTGTGAAAGCGCAACGGTGCTGCGCGGCGGACGGGTTTCGGGAGCGTGCGTACCGTCCACGTGCACCGATATGGAGCTGGCCCGTCTGATGGTCGGTGACGCCGAAGGACTCGAAGCCGAATACCCGAAAGCCCGGGGTGGCACGCCTTTCCTGCAGGTCGAGAGGTTGTCGTGGCACAACGCCGATCCGTTCGGTGTGTCGCTGGAAGACCTGATGCTGGACGTGCGCGCGGGCGAGGTCGTCGGCATCGCGGGCGTTGCGGGCAATGGTCAGGATGAGTTGCTCGCGTTGCTTAGCGGCGAGGAGCGTCTGGCACGTGATCAGGGATCACGCATTCGCTTTCTTGATGCTCCGGTCGCACATCTGCGTCCCGACATGCGACGACGACTGGGTATGACGTTCATTCCCGCCGAGCGGCTGGGTCACGGCGCCGTCCCCGACATGAGCCTGGCCGACAACGCCCTGCTTACCGGCTTTCAGCAGGCAGAGCTGGTACATGGCGGACTGATCCGGCATGGCCGAGTCGAAGCCTTCGCACAACGCATCATCGAGCGGTTCGCGGTAAAAACCCCAGGCACCCACGCGCCTGCTCGCAGCCTGTCTGGTGGCAATCTGCAGAAATTCATCCTTGGCCGCGAGGTGCTTCAGCAACCCAAGCTGTTAATCGCGGCGCACCCGACCTGGGGCGTGGACGTCGGCGCCGCGGCAGCCATCCATCGTGCATTGATCGAACTACGTGACGCGGGCGCCGCAATTCTGGTGATTTCCGAAGACCTGGAAGAGCTGTTCCAGATCAGCGATCGCATAGCCGCATTGAGCCATGGCCGCCTGTCACCGCTGCGTGTCACGGCCGACACCACTGCGGTCGACGTCGGTCGCTGGATGGCTGGCCAGTTCGATCAACCCGCCCCCACTGCCCCCTGAGAGCCTTCGTATGTTGTTATCACTCGAACCACGGGGCCAGCAGTCGCGCCCGATGCTCTGGCTCTCGCCGCTGCTCGCAGCGCTGCTGACACTGTTCAGCGGCGCGGTACTGTTCGCCGTATTGGGCCATCCGCCGTTGGAAACGCTGCGCGTGTTGCTCATCGATCCCGTCAGCGATCTCTACGGCCTGTCCGAATTGCTGGTCAAAGCCTTGCCTATTCTGCTCTGCGCTTTGGGCCTGGCGGTCGTCTACAACGCACGCATCTGGAACATCGGCGCCGAGGGGCAGCTACTGATCGGCGCCCTGGCCGGCAGCGCGCTGGCCGTGAATATCATCGACTGGGATTCACGCTGGGCGCTGGTGCTCACCCTTGCCGCGGGCACCTTGGGCGGTGCCGCCTGGGCCGGGTTGTGTGCCTGGTTACGCACTCAATTCAATGCCAACGAAATCCTTACCAGCATCATGCTCAACTACATCGCGCTGAACCTGCTGCTTTTTGGCGTGCACGGGCCGCTGAAAGATCCGGAGGGCTTCAACTTCCCCGAATCGGCGATGTTTGGCGACGCTACGCGCTTGCCCCAGCTGTTCGAGGACCTGCGTGTGCACGCCGGCTTTTACTTCGCGCTGCTGGCGCTGGTGGCGGTATGGGTACTGCTGCAGAAGAGCTTTCTGGGTTTTCAGATCAAGGTGCTCGGGCTCGACAAGCGCGCCGCCGGCTTTGTCGGCTTTCGCGAGAAACGCCTGGTTTGGATCGCCCTGCTGATCAGCGGTGCGCTCGCCGGACTGGCCGGCGTAGCCGAGGTGACCGGACCGATCGGCCAGCTGGTGCCGCAGGTCTCGCCCGGTTATGGCTACGCGGCCATCACCGTGGCATTCCTCGGCCGCCTCAACCCCATCGGTATCGTCTTTGCCAGCCTGCTGATGGCACTGCTCTACCTCGGCGGTGAGAACGCTCAGATGGCGGCCAACTTGCCCCAATCGATCACTCAGCTGTTTCAGGGCATGGTCCTGTTCTTTCTGCTGGCGTGCGATGTGCTGATTCTCTATCGCCCGCGGCTGAAGGGCTGGAGCCGCAAGGCACAGACCACACTGCTCAAGCCAGAGCCCATCGCATGATCTCCCTGCCCCACTCTTCTGATGGTTTGCCGCTTACAGCTCGAGGCTTGATCTGATGGATATCGACCTACTCACCAACATTTTCTACGCCATGATCCGCACCGGCACGCCGCTGCTGCTGGTGGCGCTCGGCGAACTGGTCTGCGAAAAGTCCGGCGTCCTCAATCTCGGTCAGGAAGGCATGATGCTGTTCGGCGCAGTGGCCGGCTTCATCGCCGCCTTCGCCACGGGCAACCTCTGGCTGGGCGTGGTGTTTGCCTGCC from Pseudomonas sp. DNDY-54 encodes:
- a CDS encoding SDR family oxidoreductase, with the translated sequence MSNINEKIVLITGASSGIGEATARLLAARGATVVLGARRVERLEQLAASITETGGVAAYKALDVTRLDDTQAFVDFAEQRFGRVDVIINNAGVMPLSRLDALKVDEWNRMIDVNIRGVLHGIAAGLPLMQRQRSGQFVNIASIGAYAVSPTAAVYCATKYAVRAISEGLRQEVGGDIRVTLVSPGVTESELAESISDDQARAVMDDFRRIALPAEAIARAIAYAVEQPADVDVSELVVRPTASPF
- a CDS encoding carboxymuconolactone decarboxylase family protein, producing MALRTVTFTTVTWLGLVGPLTLTSLDAVGSERREHGLQVMDHLSGGAGQPVLEALRRDYPFLAEGITDYALGDVWGRAGLDDRTRQLAAIAVFAAQGNLPYMKIHAGYALRHGVTRDELKEVIYLTTVTAGFPRAIDAAQALREVPDPVEQ
- a CDS encoding ABC transporter ATP-binding protein, producing the protein MPEPHIPRLQLTGITKQYPGCLANDHIDLSIRAGEIHALLGENGAGKSTLMKIIYGVTQPDAGLILWEGQPTIMRDPAQARGRGIGMVFQHFSLFDTLTVAENIALAMGAAAGTPKQLEPKIREVSLRYGMPLEPQRLVHSLSIGERQRVEIVRCLMQDIKLLILDEPTSVLTPQEADDLFAILRRLASEGCSILFISHKLNEVRALCESATVLRGGRVSGACVPSTCTDMELARLMVGDAEGLEAEYPKARGGTPFLQVERLSWHNADPFGVSLEDLMLDVRAGEVVGIAGVAGNGQDELLALLSGEERLARDQGSRIRFLDAPVAHLRPDMRRRLGMTFIPAERLGHGAVPDMSLADNALLTGFQQAELVHGGLIRHGRVEAFAQRIIERFAVKTPGTHAPARSLSGGNLQKFILGREVLQQPKLLIAAHPTWGVDVGAAAAIHRALIELRDAGAAILVISEDLEELFQISDRIAALSHGRLSPLRVTADTTAVDVGRWMAGQFDQPAPTAP
- a CDS encoding ABC transporter permease; translated protein: MLLSLEPRGQQSRPMLWLSPLLAALLTLFSGAVLFAVLGHPPLETLRVLLIDPVSDLYGLSELLVKALPILLCALGLAVVYNARIWNIGAEGQLLIGALAGSALAVNIIDWDSRWALVLTLAAGTLGGAAWAGLCAWLRTQFNANEILTSIMLNYIALNLLLFGVHGPLKDPEGFNFPESAMFGDATRLPQLFEDLRVHAGFYFALLALVAVWVLLQKSFLGFQIKVLGLDKRAAGFVGFREKRLVWIALLISGALAGLAGVAEVTGPIGQLVPQVSPGYGYAAITVAFLGRLNPIGIVFASLLMALLYLGGENAQMAANLPQSITQLFQGMVLFFLLACDVLILYRPRLKGWSRKAQTTLLKPEPIA